Proteins encoded together in one Deinococcus irradiatisoli window:
- a CDS encoding DUF1622 domain-containing protein — MEEVFKQWTSYLSSGIEAAAGVIIAIAAIEATWRALAIFFVRPAAPDNAKESVRLRLARWLAVALEFELAADILRTAIAPSWDEIGKLAAIAALRTLLNYFLEREIEQNASRQREGAVRDPARTP; from the coding sequence GTGGAAGAAGTCTTCAAGCAGTGGACCAGTTACCTCTCTTCGGGCATCGAGGCGGCCGCCGGGGTGATCATCGCCATCGCCGCCATCGAAGCGACCTGGCGGGCGCTGGCGATCTTCTTCGTGCGCCCGGCCGCGCCGGACAACGCCAAGGAAAGCGTCCGGCTGCGTCTGGCCCGCTGGCTGGCGGTGGCCCTCGAATTCGAGCTGGCCGCCGATATCCTGCGGACCGCCATCGCGCCGAGCTGGGACGAGATCGGCAAGCTGGCCGCCATCGCGGCGCTGCGAACCCTGCTGAACTACTTTCTGGAACGCGAGATCGAGCAGAACGCCAGCCGGCAACGCGAGGGCGCGGTTCGGGACCCGGCCCGGACGCCCTGA
- a CDS encoding cytochrome c oxidase assembly protein, producing MSLPTSAPLNTNPGLLDLLALRFDPWVWLALIAVGAWYFVAFARSRREQPQLWPVWRAVLFGAALLLTLVSTQSQAITLTLNSMALYMGRLMVLAELVPPLAVLGIPRHLKVTRSSRGGQLLSVLLDPWVVLALWTAIIVFWNVPASFNASIVTNTAGALLPTLYLLGGLLVWAVILRPLPSIQGRSFGNRGWFGLLSGLPMMAVAAVWLYSPSVLYTPYVSALCLWNLTPLQNQSISGWIMMLAGLPGMALALIQLMAWLIELADGGSSGAPPQPPAA from the coding sequence GTGAGCCTGCCCACCAGCGCGCCGCTGAACACCAACCCCGGCCTTCTGGACCTGCTGGCGCTGCGCTTCGATCCGTGGGTGTGGCTGGCGCTGATCGCCGTGGGGGCGTGGTACTTCGTGGCGTTTGCCCGCAGCCGCCGGGAGCAGCCGCAGCTGTGGCCGGTCTGGCGGGCCGTACTGTTCGGCGCGGCGCTGCTGCTGACCCTCGTCTCCACCCAGAGCCAGGCGATCACCCTGACGCTCAACAGCATGGCGCTGTACATGGGCCGCTTGATGGTGCTGGCCGAACTGGTGCCGCCGCTGGCGGTGCTGGGCATCCCACGGCACCTCAAGGTGACGCGCAGCTCGCGCGGCGGGCAGCTGCTGAGCGTGCTGCTCGATCCCTGGGTGGTGCTGGCGCTGTGGACGGCCATCATTGTCTTCTGGAACGTGCCGGCCAGCTTCAATGCCAGCATCGTGACCAACACTGCCGGCGCCCTGCTGCCCACGCTGTACCTGCTAGGCGGGCTGCTGGTGTGGGCGGTGATTCTGCGGCCGCTGCCGAGCATTCAAGGCCGCAGTTTCGGCAACCGGGGCTGGTTCGGCCTGCTCAGCGGCCTGCCGATGATGGCGGTGGCGGCGGTGTGGCTCTACAGCCCCAGCGTGCTGTACACGCCGTATGTCAGCGCGCTGTGCCTGTGGAACCTCACGCCGCTGCAAAACCAGAGCATCAGCGGCTGGATCATGATGCTGGCGGGCCTGCCGGGCATGGCGCTGGCGCTCATTCAGCTGATGGCCTGGCTGATCGAGCTGGCCGACGGCGGCAGCAGCGGCGCGCCGCCCCAACCGCCGGCCGCGTAG
- a CDS encoding valine--tRNA ligase: MTDRTSPLTDDLPKSFDPAATEPKWARRWFEEPFRADATSAKPPFTIVIPPPNVTGSLHLGHALDNTLIDTLIRYKRMAGFEALYLPGMDHAGISTQVMVEKQLRGSGISRHDLGREAFLERVWQWKAESGGAILAQLRRLGVSADWTRERFTMDPGLSRAVRHQFVKLYHQGLAYRGERIVNWDPAAQTTLSELEIDREIRKGKMYTLRYVLEDPQAAASNGETGEIRVATVRPETIFADQAIAVHPEDERFGHLIGQRARIPLTERWIPIIADEAVERDFGVGALKITPAHDPTDFEIGERHGLARPSVIDLTGHLTSELVPETFRGLERFAARKAVVSALQESGDLIEERDHDTAIGLSERTAVPVEPMVSLQWFVNMKPLAAQVLAGLEGGEIKLTPERYTKVNRDWLENIRDWNISRQLWWGHQIPVWYDEAGDIYVPSIDNPDLDCDQDPQYAHLKLRRDPDVFDTWFSSNLWPFSTLGWPDEGNEDFLKFYPTQVLVTGYDILFFWVARMEMAAYGLTGQAPFHTVMLHGLYLDSKGQKMSKSKGTGIDPLELFDQYGVDASRFAFAFLSTGGQDIRHDARRYEQGRNFANKLWNAARFVRLRLSEVAPQLPDESPLTPYIRAVAGMPEGVNARSRDLLAYLAENRHSLTLADRWIISRLNAVTAEMTAHLDAFDLGAAIRVIYAFTWDEYCDWYLEAAKPSMGAENIGTLATLKLVLEHILKLLHPFMPFVTSELYEALGHRRQLAVHAWPEMNPALHDEGATAAFTQLRAAVSAARALKNELGLSPQDRLNVQVEGEAAGLVRENARVVEGIARVTLVDVLEGRTLSAVEAGVVVRAPLEGTVELGDWLQKQRKRLAELDKQIKQAQGKLGNPGFVARAPAEVVEEEQRRVSDFSAQKERLEGVLAQFG, from the coding sequence ATGACCGACCGCACGTCCCCGCTCACCGATGATCTGCCCAAGTCCTTCGACCCCGCCGCCACCGAGCCCAAGTGGGCCAGGCGCTGGTTCGAGGAGCCGTTCCGGGCCGACGCCACCAGCGCCAAGCCGCCGTTTACCATCGTGATTCCGCCGCCCAACGTGACCGGCAGCCTGCACCTCGGCCACGCACTGGACAATACCCTGATCGATACCCTGATCCGCTACAAGCGCATGGCGGGGTTCGAGGCGCTGTACCTGCCAGGCATGGACCACGCCGGCATCAGCACCCAGGTGATGGTGGAAAAGCAGCTGCGCGGCAGCGGCATCAGCCGGCACGACCTAGGCCGTGAAGCGTTTCTGGAGCGGGTGTGGCAGTGGAAAGCCGAATCGGGCGGCGCCATTCTCGCTCAGCTGCGCCGCCTGGGGGTCAGCGCCGACTGGACCCGCGAGCGCTTCACCATGGACCCGGGCCTCTCGCGGGCGGTGCGCCACCAGTTCGTCAAGCTGTATCACCAGGGCCTGGCGTACCGGGGCGAACGCATCGTCAACTGGGACCCGGCGGCGCAGACCACCCTCAGCGAACTGGAAATCGACCGCGAAATTCGCAAGGGCAAGATGTACACCCTGCGCTACGTGCTGGAGGACCCGCAGGCGGCGGCCAGCAACGGCGAGACCGGCGAGATTCGCGTCGCCACCGTGCGGCCCGAGACCATCTTCGCCGATCAGGCCATCGCGGTGCACCCCGAGGACGAGCGCTTTGGGCATCTCATCGGCCAGCGGGCGCGCATTCCGCTGACCGAGCGCTGGATTCCCATCATCGCCGACGAAGCGGTGGAGCGCGATTTCGGGGTGGGGGCGCTCAAGATCACCCCGGCGCATGACCCCACCGATTTCGAGATCGGCGAGCGGCATGGCCTGGCGCGGCCCAGCGTGATCGACCTGACCGGGCACCTGACCTCCGAGCTGGTGCCGGAGACGTTCCGGGGGCTGGAGCGCTTCGCCGCCCGCAAGGCGGTGGTCTCGGCGCTCCAAGAAAGCGGCGACCTCATCGAGGAGCGCGACCACGACACCGCCATCGGCTTGTCCGAGCGCACCGCGGTGCCGGTGGAGCCGATGGTCAGCTTGCAGTGGTTCGTGAACATGAAGCCGCTGGCCGCCCAGGTGCTGGCCGGTCTGGAGGGCGGCGAGATCAAGCTCACGCCGGAGCGCTACACCAAGGTCAACCGCGACTGGCTGGAGAACATCCGCGACTGGAACATCTCGCGCCAGCTGTGGTGGGGCCACCAGATTCCGGTGTGGTACGACGAGGCGGGCGACATCTACGTGCCGTCCATCGACAACCCCGACCTCGACTGTGACCAGGACCCGCAGTACGCCCACCTCAAGCTGCGCCGCGACCCGGACGTGTTCGACACCTGGTTTTCCTCGAACCTGTGGCCGTTCTCGACGCTCGGCTGGCCCGACGAGGGCAACGAGGACTTTCTCAAGTTCTACCCCACGCAGGTGCTGGTCACCGGCTACGACATCCTGTTTTTCTGGGTGGCGCGCATGGAGATGGCCGCCTACGGCCTGACCGGGCAGGCGCCGTTTCATACCGTGATGCTCCACGGCCTGTACCTCGACAGCAAGGGCCAGAAGATGTCCAAGAGCAAGGGCACCGGCATCGACCCGCTGGAGTTGTTCGATCAGTATGGGGTGGACGCCTCGCGCTTTGCCTTCGCTTTCCTCTCGACCGGCGGGCAGGACATCCGCCACGACGCCCGGCGCTACGAGCAGGGCCGCAACTTTGCCAACAAGCTGTGGAACGCCGCCCGCTTCGTGCGCCTGCGCCTCTCGGAAGTGGCGCCGCAGTTGCCGGACGAAAGCCCGCTGACGCCCTACATCCGCGCCGTGGCCGGCATGCCCGAAGGGGTCAATGCCCGCAGCCGCGATCTGCTGGCCTACCTCGCCGAGAACCGCCACAGCCTGACCCTGGCCGACCGCTGGATCATCAGCCGCCTCAACGCGGTCACGGCCGAGATGACGGCCCACCTCGACGCCTTCGATCTGGGCGCGGCCATCCGGGTGATCTACGCCTTTACCTGGGACGAGTACTGCGACTGGTATCTGGAAGCGGCCAAGCCCAGCATGGGCGCCGAGAACATCGGCACCCTGGCGACCTTGAAACTGGTGCTGGAGCACATCCTCAAGCTGCTGCATCCGTTCATGCCGTTCGTGACCTCCGAACTCTACGAAGCGCTGGGCCACCGCCGTCAGCTGGCGGTGCACGCCTGGCCCGAGATGAACCCGGCGCTGCACGACGAGGGTGCCACCGCCGCCTTCACGCAGCTGCGCGCCGCCGTGAGCGCGGCCCGGGCGCTGAAAAACGAGCTGGGCCTCTCGCCGCAAGACCGCCTGAACGTGCAGGTGGAAGGCGAAGCGGCCGGGCTGGTGCGTGAAAACGCCCGGGTGGTCGAGGGCATCGCCCGCGTGACGCTGGTGGACGTCCTGGAGGGGCGCACCCTCAGCGCCGTGGAGGCGGGCGTGGTGGTCCGCGCGCCGCTCGAGGGCACCGTGGAACTCGGCGACTGGCTCCAAAAGCAGCGCAAACGCCTCGCCGAACTCGACAAGCAAATCAAGCAGGCGCAGGGCAAGCTCGGCAACCCCGGCTTCGTGGCCCGCGCGCCCGCCGAGGTGGTCGAGGAAGAGCAGCGCCGGGTGAGCGATTTCAGCGCCCAGAAGGAGCGTCTGGAAGGGGTGCTCGCTCAGTTCGGGTAA
- a CDS encoding LacI family DNA-binding transcriptional regulator, with translation MHKPTIQDVARLAGVGVGTVSRVLNNHAAVRDSTRQSVLSAIRDLDYTPNPHARRIAGGKSYTISILLPVVTTEFYVRLLDGLESAFQEARYDVAIFPLLDRSRLERYLGSHTLAYQADGLVMATYNLTQMFTENRLRHQQPMVLVDAYAEGVDCAHMNNHLGGVMAGEFLARQEGHLYAVWVETELDQIFTSRVFEERSSGFHQALKAAGRTVSAEYVSSFDLHAARSAATRLLDCAQFPAVVFASADLLAGALLDEAQARGLTIGQDLKVLGFDDQPWAQARGLSTLHQPVEAMAYEAATLLLSRLAGYRGPPRVRTFEPRLVLRSSTGPGS, from the coding sequence ATGCACAAGCCGACCATTCAGGATGTGGCGCGTTTGGCGGGGGTGGGCGTCGGCACAGTGTCACGGGTGCTCAACAATCACGCCGCCGTGCGTGACAGCACCCGCCAGAGCGTCCTCAGCGCCATCCGCGATCTGGACTACACGCCCAATCCGCACGCCCGGCGCATTGCCGGCGGCAAGTCCTACACCATCAGCATTCTTCTGCCGGTCGTGACGACCGAGTTCTACGTGCGCCTGCTCGACGGTCTGGAATCGGCCTTTCAGGAAGCCCGCTACGACGTGGCGATCTTTCCTCTGCTCGACCGCTCGCGGCTGGAGCGCTATCTGGGCAGCCACACCCTGGCTTATCAGGCCGACGGTCTGGTGATGGCGACCTACAACCTGACCCAGATGTTCACCGAAAACCGCCTGCGCCACCAGCAGCCGATGGTTTTGGTGGACGCTTACGCCGAAGGCGTCGACTGCGCCCACATGAACAACCACCTCGGCGGCGTGATGGCCGGGGAATTCCTGGCCCGTCAGGAAGGGCACCTCTACGCCGTGTGGGTCGAAACCGAGCTCGACCAGATCTTTACGTCGAGAGTGTTCGAGGAGCGCAGCAGCGGTTTTCATCAAGCGCTCAAGGCCGCCGGGCGCACTGTCAGCGCCGAGTATGTCAGCTCGTTCGATCTGCACGCGGCCCGTTCGGCGGCGACCCGCCTGCTCGACTGCGCGCAGTTTCCGGCGGTGGTCTTCGCTTCGGCCGACCTGCTGGCCGGAGCGCTGCTCGACGAAGCGCAGGCGCGCGGCCTGACCATCGGCCAGGACCTCAAGGTGCTGGGTTTCGACGACCAGCCCTGGGCCCAGGCGCGCGGCCTGAGCACCCTGCACCAGCCGGTCGAGGCGATGGCCTATGAGGCCGCCACCCTGCTGCTGTCCCGGCTGGCCGGCTACCGGGGGCCGCCGCGCGTGCGCACCTTCGAGCCGCGCCTGGTGTTGCGCTCCAGCACAGGGCCGGGTTCGTAA
- a CDS encoding carboxypeptidase-like regulatory domain-containing protein, whose translation MIRTLTFWLACTVSGVWGVGLAQPTSQSWLVNVALPAGAILVTDADATKEFAGVLRGVATSAGSSCQRSEYLVWQAGAGDLQRQFTRALLAQGYSYSVVDESDEEDGQATAFRLEQGGPKLVGLWVKTKDADILGWCLLSSEAKAPAPAAPTTPAQAPRAPTTATAAGPQAPAATAKSPVPKPGYVSGVVLDPQGRPLPGARVYLTGTTFTQGQKTSFETQTGTDGTYAVRVPDGRYSAKVSQTVTYNGTTYSFILYPLSGNPRTEVDSSEGGSLDFQWRLSGLSAYSAPGASEPTDYYGASINLSYCGLPARAYCGADYTALTPGAAPGGSQITVTLTPTGPLVDGSAGKPVVFSFPASPLRPDYPAGSSGGRLVLGQDWPYQAKNMNDIPLGTYTLTVTARLPDGRTQPLKLGLKDNDVEHTQLPIAFTPWDNFNPASYSGGGLKQLKVYVRD comes from the coding sequence ATGATTAGAACCCTGACGTTCTGGCTGGCCTGTACCGTTTCCGGGGTCTGGGGCGTGGGTCTGGCCCAGCCGACCAGCCAGAGCTGGCTGGTCAACGTCGCGCTGCCGGCCGGCGCCATTCTGGTGACCGACGCGGACGCTACCAAAGAATTTGCCGGCGTGCTGCGCGGCGTGGCGACCTCGGCCGGCAGCAGCTGTCAGCGCAGCGAGTACCTGGTGTGGCAGGCCGGCGCGGGCGATCTGCAGCGCCAGTTCACGCGGGCGCTGCTGGCGCAGGGCTACAGCTACAGCGTCGTGGACGAGTCGGACGAGGAAGATGGTCAGGCCACCGCGTTCAGGCTCGAGCAGGGCGGGCCCAAGCTGGTGGGGTTGTGGGTCAAGACCAAGGACGCCGACATCCTGGGGTGGTGCCTGCTGAGCAGCGAGGCCAAGGCGCCGGCGCCGGCCGCACCGACCACCCCGGCCCAGGCCCCCAGAGCGCCGACGACCGCCACGGCGGCTGGGCCGCAGGCGCCGGCCGCCACCGCCAAATCGCCGGTTCCCAAGCCCGGCTACGTGTCGGGGGTGGTGCTCGATCCCCAGGGGCGCCCCCTACCCGGCGCCCGCGTGTACCTCACCGGCACGACCTTCACGCAGGGGCAGAAAACGTCCTTCGAGACGCAGACGGGAACCGACGGCACCTACGCGGTACGGGTGCCGGACGGCCGGTATTCGGCCAAAGTCTCGCAGACCGTGACGTACAACGGCACCACCTACTCGTTTATTCTCTATCCGCTCAGCGGCAATCCCAGAACCGAGGTGGACTCCAGCGAGGGCGGCTCGCTCGACTTCCAGTGGCGGCTGAGCGGTTTGAGCGCCTACAGCGCGCCGGGCGCCAGCGAACCGACCGATTATTACGGCGCGTCCATCAACCTGTCGTACTGCGGCCTTCCGGCGCGGGCCTACTGCGGGGCCGACTACACCGCCCTGACGCCGGGGGCCGCGCCGGGCGGCTCGCAGATCACCGTGACCCTGACGCCCACCGGCCCGCTGGTCGACGGCAGCGCCGGCAAGCCGGTGGTGTTTTCGTTCCCCGCCTCGCCGCTGCGCCCTGACTATCCTGCCGGCTCCAGCGGCGGGCGGCTGGTGCTCGGCCAGGACTGGCCGTACCAGGCCAAGAACATGAACGACATTCCGCTGGGCACTTACACCCTGACCGTCACGGCCCGCCTGCCCGACGGCCGCACCCAGCCGCTCAAGCTGGGGCTCAAGGACAACGACGTGGAACACACCCAGCTGCCGATCGCCTTCACGCCCTGGGACAACTTCAATCCGGCCTCGTACAGCGGCGGCGGCCTCAAGCAGCTCAAGGTCTACGTGCGCGACTGA
- a CDS encoding copper chaperone PCu(A)C: MKFLLSLLALLSVQASVTAASEAPATQMKMPMPAAAPATKRQMHAKLSGAFVAAVPPVAQETAAYFTLNNTGPLTLTLTGVSVSRAVAGSSMLMTFKRDQAGRLGMQMAASFIIKPGQNLTLSPSGAHVMLSALKRPLKIGELIDLKLSFSDGTALSVKAPVQRF; encoded by the coding sequence ATGAAGTTCTTGTTGTCCTTGCTGGCCCTGCTCAGCGTTCAGGCGTCTGTGACCGCCGCTTCAGAGGCGCCGGCCACACAGATGAAGATGCCGATGCCCGCTGCCGCGCCCGCCACCAAGCGCCAGATGCATGCCAAACTCAGCGGCGCCTTCGTCGCGGCCGTGCCGCCGGTGGCCCAGGAAACGGCGGCGTATTTCACCCTCAACAACACCGGCCCGCTCACCCTGACGCTCACCGGCGTCAGCGTCAGCCGCGCCGTGGCCGGCAGCAGCATGCTGATGACCTTCAAACGCGATCAGGCCGGACGGCTCGGCATGCAGATGGCCGCCTCGTTCATTATCAAGCCGGGACAGAACCTGACGCTCTCCCCCAGCGGCGCCCACGTGATGCTCAGCGCCCTCAAGCGGCCCCTGAAGATTGGCGAGCTGATTGACCTGAAGCTCAGCTTCTCGGACGGCACGGCCCTGAGCGTGAAGGCGCCGGTGCAGAGGTTTTGA
- a CDS encoding SCO family protein: MTQVNGSPAEGSGAAFQRPWYVSLIFALVAVTLLLGGVWVYARLKTPFPFFGTVYAPPLTAPLFSGTDQDGHAYTFAPQGKTTALFFGFTHCPNICPLSLTYLAKLRARLTSEEQARFQVVLVSVDPQRDTPAVLKDYVSFFGTATGVRIPEPQLAQVARSYGAGYTKADIKGPENYQVNHTTATYLIDGEGKLRLLWDYTQLSQLDRLQADVQEVMR, from the coding sequence ATGACCCAAGTCAACGGTTCCCCGGCCGAAGGCAGCGGCGCCGCGTTCCAGCGCCCCTGGTACGTGTCACTGATCTTCGCGCTGGTGGCGGTGACCCTGCTGCTCGGCGGGGTGTGGGTCTACGCCCGCCTCAAGACGCCGTTTCCCTTTTTCGGCACGGTGTACGCGCCGCCCCTCACCGCGCCGCTGTTTTCCGGCACCGATCAGGACGGCCACGCCTACACCTTCGCGCCGCAGGGCAAAACCACCGCGCTCTTTTTCGGCTTCACCCACTGCCCCAACATCTGCCCGCTGAGCCTGACCTACCTCGCCAAGCTGCGCGCCCGCCTGACCTCCGAAGAGCAGGCCCGCTTTCAGGTGGTGCTGGTCAGCGTCGATCCGCAGCGCGACACCCCGGCGGTGCTCAAGGACTACGTCAGCTTCTTCGGCACGGCCACCGGCGTGCGGATTCCCGAGCCCCAGCTGGCCCAAGTGGCGCGCAGTTACGGCGCCGGCTACACCAAGGCCGATATCAAGGGGCCGGAAAACTACCAGGTCAACCACACCACCGCCACCTATCTGATCGACGGTGAGGGCAAGTTGCGGCTGCTGTGGGACTACACCCAGCTCTCGCAACTCGACCGCCTCCAGGCCGACGTGCAGGAAGTGATGCGGTGA
- a CDS encoding DUF1622 domain-containing protein: MFGQAALWIEAVGSLYILGYVLAGLAALLRGPAASRLIRARLLVAEGVLAGLNFKVAASLLKTIQLESWQQIALFVATFALRTVLKRFFVWEQRQLLARQRGEEAG; encoded by the coding sequence ATGTTCGGCCAGGCGGCCCTCTGGATCGAGGCGGTGGGCAGCCTGTACATCCTCGGCTACGTGCTGGCCGGGTTGGCGGCCCTGCTGCGCGGCCCGGCGGCCTCGCGCCTGATCCGGGCGCGGCTGCTGGTGGCCGAAGGGGTGCTGGCGGGCCTGAACTTCAAGGTGGCCGCCAGCCTGCTCAAGACCATTCAGCTGGAAAGCTGGCAGCAGATCGCTCTGTTCGTGGCGACCTTTGCCCTCAGAACGGTGCTGAAGCGGTTTTTCGTCTGGGAGCAGCGGCAGCTCCTGGCCCGGCAGCGCGGCGAGGAGGCCGGGTAG
- a CDS encoding GGDEF domain-containing protein, with amino-acid sequence MLWLFSIVGAVTSLFSLLTLGIAWLRPSYAGWRSWSIGNAALVLGMLVGVARTPETLLLSVLVGNGLMLIGTSLLVEAFERFSGAVPSRRQQVIGSGVVAALLLALWALTFFDSLTARFLLVSVYMTVQSLRLLLLIVREWRAQAHLRGAYTFNLVVLVTVGLLTLPRTLSVGSGRHPAEAFALTGPNVLLAVAALLMSAGGTLAFWVLHEDRRKVEVAALHRQLTLLAYHDPLTSLLNRRGLWEGFGRWSEDGQGAPATLLLLDINHFKAINDRQGHAVGDECLRTLGAALQELSKPGDLAGRVGGDEFVLLLIGPSVQITAQLGALRERFQDRPESAGFSVSFGCTWVERRETLDAAMMRADEDMYRHKIARLPAPQGPAGAAPESCAVLSGPVKAGRGGPIARRSVR; translated from the coding sequence ATGTTGTGGCTTTTCAGTATCGTCGGCGCAGTCACGTCGCTGTTCTCGCTGCTGACGCTGGGCATCGCCTGGCTCAGGCCCTCGTATGCCGGCTGGCGCAGCTGGTCGATCGGCAACGCGGCGCTGGTACTCGGCATGCTGGTGGGCGTGGCGCGCACGCCCGAGACCTTGCTGCTGAGCGTGCTGGTGGGCAACGGCTTGATGCTGATCGGCACATCGCTGCTGGTCGAGGCCTTCGAGCGCTTCAGCGGCGCCGTACCGTCGCGCCGGCAGCAGGTGATCGGCAGCGGCGTGGTGGCGGCGCTGCTGCTGGCATTGTGGGCGCTGACCTTCTTCGACAGCCTCACGGCGCGGTTTCTGCTCGTGTCGGTGTACATGACCGTCCAGTCGCTGCGCCTGCTGCTGCTGATCGTCCGTGAGTGGCGCGCCCAGGCCCACCTGCGCGGCGCCTACACCTTCAATCTGGTGGTGCTGGTCACGGTGGGACTGCTCACGCTGCCGCGCACGCTGTCGGTGGGCTCGGGGCGGCACCCCGCCGAGGCGTTCGCCCTGACCGGTCCCAACGTGCTGCTGGCAGTGGCGGCCCTGCTGATGTCGGCCGGCGGCACCCTGGCGTTCTGGGTGCTGCACGAGGACCGCCGCAAGGTCGAGGTGGCGGCGCTTCACCGCCAGCTGACGCTGCTGGCCTACCACGATCCGCTGACCTCGCTGCTCAACCGCCGCGGTTTGTGGGAAGGCTTCGGGCGTTGGAGCGAGGATGGCCAGGGCGCGCCGGCGACGTTGCTGCTGCTGGACATCAACCACTTCAAGGCCATCAACGACCGCCAGGGGCACGCGGTGGGCGACGAGTGCCTCCGGACGCTGGGTGCAGCCCTGCAGGAGCTCTCCAAGCCCGGCGATCTGGCCGGGCGGGTGGGCGGCGACGAGTTCGTGCTGCTGCTCATCGGTCCCTCGGTCCAGATCACGGCGCAGCTCGGGGCCCTCAGAGAGCGCTTTCAGGACCGTCCGGAATCGGCAGGCTTCAGCGTGAGCTTCGGCTGCACCTGGGTCGAGCGCCGCGAAACGCTCGACGCGGCCATGATGCGGGCCGACGAGGACATGTACCGCCACAAAATCGCCCGCCTGCCTGCGCCGCAGGGCCCGGCGGGAGCGGCGCCCGAAAGCTGCGCCGTGCTGTCGGGACCGGTGAAGGCCGGGCGTGGCGGGCCGATCGCTCGCCGCTCGGTGCGTTAG